A genomic segment from Peribacillus sp. ACCC06369 encodes:
- the ftsE gene encoding cell division ATP-binding protein FtsE produces MIEMIDVKKTYPNGVIAINGINVKIKPGEFVYVVGPSGAGKSTFIKMMYREEKPTSGNILVNGLSLPSIRNSKVPLFRRNIGMVFQDFKLLQTFTAYENVAFAMEVIEKEPEEIKKRVMEVLDLVGIKHKARMLPSELSGGEQQRVAIARSIVNDPKVVIADEPTGNLDPETSWEIMNIFEEINKRGTTLVMATHNRDIVNNIKRRVIAIESGKIVRDEHRGDYGYEI; encoded by the coding sequence ATGATAGAAATGATAGATGTGAAAAAGACATATCCAAATGGCGTAATTGCCATTAATGGAATCAACGTGAAAATAAAGCCAGGCGAGTTCGTTTATGTAGTGGGTCCCAGTGGTGCCGGAAAATCGACTTTCATCAAAATGATGTATAGGGAAGAAAAGCCTACAAGCGGTAATATTTTGGTCAATGGCCTTAGCCTTCCAAGTATCCGCAATTCGAAAGTTCCTCTATTCCGCCGTAATATCGGTATGGTATTCCAAGATTTTAAACTCCTTCAAACATTCACTGCTTATGAAAATGTAGCATTTGCCATGGAAGTTATCGAAAAGGAACCAGAAGAAATCAAAAAGAGAGTCATGGAAGTTCTTGATCTGGTTGGCATTAAACATAAAGCTAGAATGCTGCCTTCCGAATTATCTGGTGGGGAACAGCAAAGGGTTGCGATAGCCCGTTCGATCGTAAATGATCCCAAGGTGGTCATTGCCGACGAGCCTACAGGGAATCTTGATCCTGAAACATCATGGGAAATCATGAACATATTTGAAGAAATTAATAAACGCGGAACAACACTTGTCATGGCCACTCATAATAGGGACATCGTCAACAATATCAAACGACGTGTCATTGCCATTGAAAGTGGAAAAATAGTTCGCGATGAACATCGAGGTGATTACGGATATGAAATTTAG
- the cccB gene encoding cytochrome c551, whose protein sequence is MKMKWLALVLGTSLALAACGGNDDAADKEPASENNETTTAGAGDAAKIYENKCSSCHAVNLEGGVGPNLTKVGSKLSKADIEKVIENGQGGMPKGILQGKEASMVAEWLAGHR, encoded by the coding sequence ATGAAAATGAAATGGTTAGCCTTAGTTTTGGGTACTTCTTTGGCGTTGGCTGCATGCGGTGGGAACGATGATGCTGCAGATAAAGAGCCTGCAAGTGAAAATAATGAAACGACAACGGCGGGTGCTGGTGATGCCGCGAAAATTTACGAAAACAAATGTTCAAGTTGTCATGCAGTGAATCTTGAAGGCGGCGTAGGACCGAATTTAACGAAGGTCGGTTCGAAGCTATCAAAAGCAGACATCGAAAAAGTCATCGAGAATGGCCAAGGTGGTATGCCAAAAGGTATACTTCAGGGCAAGGAAGCGAGCATGGTCGCAGAATGGCTTGCTGGACATAGGTAA
- a CDS encoding YitT family protein, translating to MRKRYREPKHPFLQKLMEYGLVIVGSAIIAIGFNVFLLPNQIASGGVSGISTILDSTLGWEPAYVLWGFNIPLFIAGLIILGRHFGAKSLIGTLFLPLVVFLTKDWDAWTNDALLGSICGGIMVGLGLGIVFRGKGSTGGTDLAAQIFHKYTHLSLGTCVAVIDGIIVLSAAIVFDIEKGLYALIGLYVTSKTIDLVQVGLNRSKMSLIITNKEMEVRDAIIHELDRGVTGISGYGGYTDDTRPILMCVIDQSEFTKLKQLVKLVDPKAFVIVMDASEVLGEGFKLD from the coding sequence ATGAGGAAAAGATACCGGGAGCCGAAGCACCCTTTTCTGCAAAAGTTAATGGAGTATGGATTGGTGATTGTCGGTTCGGCCATAATTGCCATTGGTTTTAATGTATTCCTGTTGCCTAACCAGATTGCATCTGGCGGTGTCAGCGGGATTAGCACTATTCTGGATTCAACTCTCGGTTGGGAGCCGGCCTATGTACTGTGGGGGTTTAATATCCCTTTGTTCATTGCGGGGCTTATCATCCTGGGAAGACATTTCGGAGCCAAAAGCCTGATTGGAACCTTGTTCTTGCCTTTAGTGGTATTTCTGACAAAGGATTGGGATGCATGGACGAATGATGCATTGCTTGGTTCGATTTGCGGAGGGATTATGGTCGGACTTGGGCTGGGGATTGTCTTTCGCGGGAAGGGTTCTACAGGGGGGACCGATTTAGCGGCACAGATTTTCCATAAGTATACCCACCTGTCATTAGGGACTTGTGTGGCTGTCATTGATGGAATCATCGTTTTAAGTGCTGCCATTGTTTTTGATATTGAAAAAGGGCTTTATGCATTAATAGGATTATATGTGACAAGTAAGACGATAGACCTCGTCCAGGTTGGGTTGAACCGTTCAAAGATGTCACTGATAATCACGAATAAAGAAATGGAAGTAAGGGATGCTATCATACATGAGCTGGACCGGGGAGTAACAGGGATATCCGGGTATGGCGGCTATACGGATGATACTCGTCCTATTTTAATGTGCGTAATAGATCAGTCGGAATTCACCAAATTGAAACAATTGGTGAAACTCGTTGACCCTAAAGCGTTTGTAATTGTAATGGACGCATCTGAGGTACTTGGAGAGGGTTTTAAACTGGATTGA
- the prfB gene encoding peptide chain release factor 2 (programmed frameshift) produces the protein MELAEIRNELERTAQRLTDFRGLFDLDEKEARIAELENEMTHPDFWNDQQKAQTVINETNALKEQVNQLSDLNESYENLDLTYELVKEENDEELLAELEEEITILSQKMNDFELQLLLSEEYDSKNAILELHPGAGGTESQDWGSMLLRMYTRWGEKRGFKVETLDYLPGDEAGIKSVTLLFKGHNAYGYLKAEKGVHRLVRISPFDSSGRRHTSFVSCEVMPEFDETINIEIRTEDLKIDTYRASGAGGQHINTTDSAVRITHLPTNTVVTCQNERSQIKNKAQAMNMLKAKLYQREIEQQQADLDEIRGEQKEIGWGSQIRSYVFHPYSMVKDHRTSAETGNLGAVMDGDIDMFIDAYLRSKL, from the exons ATGGAATTAGCAGAAATAAGAAATGAACTTGAACGGACAGCGCAACGATTAACGGACTTTAGG GGTCTCTTTGACTTAGATGAAAAAGAGGCACGAATCGCAGAGCTTGAAAATGAGATGACACATCCCGATTTTTGGAATGATCAGCAAAAAGCACAGACTGTCATCAATGAAACGAATGCTCTGAAAGAACAAGTCAATCAATTGTCCGATCTGAATGAATCATATGAAAATCTGGATTTGACATATGAACTAGTGAAAGAGGAGAATGATGAAGAACTTTTGGCAGAGCTGGAAGAAGAAATCACGATCCTTTCACAAAAGATGAATGACTTTGAACTTCAACTTTTACTAAGTGAAGAATATGACTCGAAAAATGCCATTCTTGAACTGCATCCAGGTGCAGGCGGAACGGAGTCCCAGGATTGGGGTTCCATGCTGCTTCGTATGTATACAAGATGGGGTGAAAAAAGAGGCTTTAAAGTGGAAACCCTTGATTACCTTCCAGGTGATGAAGCTGGTATCAAGAGTGTCACTTTACTTTTCAAAGGCCATAACGCCTATGGTTATTTGAAAGCGGAAAAAGGAGTGCACCGTCTTGTCCGTATTTCTCCTTTCGATTCCTCAGGACGACGCCATACTTCATTCGTTTCATGTGAAGTCATGCCGGAATTCGATGAGACGATTAATATTGAAATACGCACGGAAGATTTGAAAATCGATACGTACCGTGCAAGTGGTGCAGGTGGACAGCATATCAATACAACTGACTCGGCAGTCCGGATCACACATTTACCTACTAATACCGTGGTAACGTGCCAAAATGAGAGATCTCAAATCAAAAACAAGGCCCAAGCGATGAATATGCTGAAAGCCAAATTGTATCAACGTGAAATTGAACAGCAACAAGCGGATTTGGATGAAATCCGTGGTGAGCAAAAGGAAATTGGCTGGGGAAGTCAAATTCGTTCTTACGTTTTCCACCCGTATTCCATGGTTAAAGATCACCGTACTAGTGCGGAGACCGGAAACTTGGGAGCTGTCATGGATGGAGATATCGATATGTTCATTGATGCGTATTTACGTTCAAAATTATAA
- the secA gene encoding preprotein translocase subunit SecA, with product MLNILNKVFDPNKREIKRLEKIADQVEALADETAALSDEQLRAKTGEFKERYQNGETVDDLLVEAFAVAREGAKRALGLYPYRVQIMGGASLHDGNISEMKTGEGKTLTSTMPVYLNALTGKGVHVVTVNEYLAHRDATEMGILYDFLGLTVGLNLNSHSKEEKQEAYNADITYSTNNELGFDYLRDNMVLYKEQMVQRPLHFAVIDEVDSILIDEARTPLIISGSAQKSAQLYIQANAFVRTLQKDTDYTYDEKTKGVQLTEDGMNRAEKAFNIDNLFDISHVTLNHHINQALKAHVSMHLDVDYVVQDGEIVIVDQFTGRLMKGRRYSEGLHQAIEAKEGLEIQNESMTLATITFQNYFRMYEKLSGMTGTAKTEEEEFRNIYNMNVIAIPTNRNIVRDDRADLIYASTDGKFKAVVEDIAERYTKGQPVLVGTVAIETSEVISAYLSKKGIPHDVLNAKNHEREAEIIANAGNQGSITIATNMAGRGTDIKLGEGVKELGGLAVIGTERHESRRIDNQLRGRSGRQGDPGVTQFYLSMEDELMRRFGSDNMKSMMARLGMDDSQPIQSKMVTRAVESAQKRVEGNNFDSRKQLLQYDDVLRQQREIIYKQRFDVMESENLREIVETMITASIQRNVVAFAPMGDEEGWNLQGLVDYLNGNLFNEGSITVDDLEGKNEAELVEFILAKVKENYDQKEEELSEEQMREFEKVIVLRAVDSKWMDHIDAMEQLRQGIHLRAYGQIDPLREYQSEGFAMFEAMIASMEDEVAKYIMKAEIRNNLERKEVIKGQAVNPKEEDGGKVKKAHARKKEDVGRNALCPCGSGKKYKNCHGNLG from the coding sequence ATGCTTAATATATTAAATAAAGTTTTTGATCCGAATAAGCGAGAAATCAAACGTTTGGAAAAAATCGCTGATCAGGTCGAAGCGCTGGCCGATGAGACGGCTGCGTTATCGGATGAACAGTTGCGTGCCAAAACTGGTGAGTTTAAAGAGCGTTATCAAAATGGGGAAACCGTGGATGATTTGCTCGTTGAGGCTTTTGCGGTTGCGCGTGAAGGGGCAAAACGTGCTTTAGGGTTATATCCTTACCGTGTTCAAATCATGGGTGGGGCATCCCTTCATGACGGAAATATCTCCGAGATGAAAACAGGGGAAGGTAAAACATTAACATCCACCATGCCGGTTTATTTAAACGCGCTTACTGGTAAAGGTGTACATGTCGTTACTGTCAATGAATACTTGGCACACCGTGATGCCACCGAAATGGGGATATTGTATGATTTCCTTGGTTTGACCGTCGGATTGAATTTGAACAGTCATTCTAAAGAAGAAAAACAAGAGGCGTACAATGCCGACATTACGTATAGCACGAATAATGAGTTAGGTTTTGATTACCTGCGTGACAATATGGTGTTATATAAAGAGCAAATGGTACAGCGTCCACTGCACTTTGCTGTCATTGATGAAGTCGATTCGATTTTGATCGATGAAGCGAGAACGCCTTTGATCATTTCCGGTTCCGCACAAAAATCGGCCCAGCTTTATATCCAAGCCAATGCGTTTGTGAGAACGTTACAAAAAGATACGGACTACACGTATGATGAAAAGACAAAAGGCGTTCAGCTGACCGAAGATGGGATGAACCGAGCTGAAAAAGCGTTTAATATCGATAATTTGTTCGATATTAGTCACGTTACATTGAATCATCATATCAATCAGGCGTTGAAGGCGCATGTTTCCATGCATTTGGATGTGGATTATGTAGTCCAGGATGGCGAGATTGTCATCGTTGACCAATTCACTGGCCGTTTGATGAAGGGCCGCCGTTATAGTGAAGGTCTCCACCAGGCGATCGAAGCGAAAGAAGGCCTTGAGATTCAAAATGAAAGCATGACTCTTGCGACGATTACATTCCAGAACTATTTCAGGATGTACGAAAAGCTTTCCGGTATGACTGGTACAGCCAAAACGGAAGAAGAGGAATTCCGCAATATCTATAATATGAATGTCATTGCGATCCCGACAAACAGGAATATCGTCAGGGATGACCGGGCAGATCTTATATACGCGTCAACAGATGGGAAATTCAAGGCTGTTGTGGAAGACATCGCCGAACGATATACAAAGGGTCAGCCAGTGCTTGTCGGTACGGTTGCCATCGAAACATCGGAAGTCATTTCTGCCTATTTATCCAAAAAAGGAATCCCTCACGATGTTTTGAATGCAAAGAACCATGAACGTGAAGCGGAAATCATTGCGAATGCAGGTAATCAAGGCTCAATCACGATCGCTACGAACATGGCAGGACGCGGTACGGATATCAAGCTTGGTGAAGGTGTCAAGGAGCTTGGTGGCCTTGCTGTAATCGGTACGGAACGTCATGAAAGCAGGCGTATAGATAACCAGTTGCGTGGTCGGTCCGGCCGTCAAGGGGACCCAGGGGTCACTCAATTCTATTTATCAATGGAAGATGAATTGATGCGCCGCTTCGGTTCCGATAACATGAAAAGCATGATGGCACGCCTTGGAATGGATGATTCCCAGCCAATTCAAAGTAAAATGGTGACGAGGGCCGTTGAATCCGCACAGAAACGAGTCGAAGGCAATAACTTCGATTCACGTAAGCAATTACTGCAATATGATGATGTTCTCCGTCAACAACGTGAAATCATCTATAAGCAGCGTTTCGATGTAATGGAAAGTGAGAACTTACGTGAAATCGTCGAAACGATGATTACGGCATCCATCCAGCGCAATGTTGTCGCGTTTGCACCAATGGGCGATGAGGAAGGCTGGAATTTACAAGGCCTTGTCGATTACCTGAATGGTAACCTATTCAATGAAGGTTCCATCACTGTAGATGATCTAGAAGGAAAAAATGAAGCGGAATTGGTTGAATTCATTTTAGCGAAAGTGAAAGAAAACTATGACCAAAAAGAAGAAGAGCTATCTGAAGAACAAATGCGTGAATTCGAAAAAGTAATCGTTCTTCGTGCAGTCGATAGTAAGTGGATGGACCATATTGATGCAATGGAGCAATTGCGCCAAGGGATCCACCTTCGTGCTTATGGCCAGATCGATCCACTTCGTGAATATCAATCAGAAGGATTTGCGATGTTTGAAGCCATGATTGCTTCTATGGAAGATGAAGTCGCAAAATACATCATGAAGGCTGAAATCCGCAACAATCTAGAGCGGAAGGAAGTCATAAAAGGACAAGCGGTCAATCCGAAGGAAGAAGACGGGGGAAAAGTGAAAAAAGCCCATGCCCGTAAAAAGGAAGACGTTGGCCGAAACGCGTTATGTCCTTGCGGCAGCGGTAAAAAATATAAGAATTGCCATGGCAATTTAGGCTGA
- a CDS encoding helix-turn-helix domain-containing protein, translating to MIGERVKKLREEKKMSMTELADKAGVAKSYLSSLERNLQTNPSIQFLEKISTVLNIPVDALLYDAPNKEILDTDWMKIVEEAMNSGVSKQQFREFIEFNKWRKDKEE from the coding sequence ATGATTGGTGAACGTGTAAAAAAACTGCGAGAAGAAAAGAAAATGTCGATGACCGAACTCGCCGATAAAGCAGGCGTGGCAAAGTCTTACTTAAGTTCCCTCGAGCGGAACTTACAAACGAATCCTTCCATTCAATTTCTTGAAAAAATCTCCACCGTACTCAACATTCCTGTCGATGCCCTACTTTACGATGCACCGAATAAGGAAATCTTGGACACTGATTGGATGAAAATTGTTGAAGAGGCTATGAATTCCGGTGTTTCAAAACAACAATTCAGGGAATTCATCGAGTTTAATAAATGGAGAAAAGATAAAGAAGAATAG
- the sinI gene encoding DNA-binding anti-repressor SinI, translated as MANVEMDPEWVKLISEARSLGFKKEEIIAFFERKSLEVTLEENDGR; from the coding sequence GTGGCTAATGTGGAAATGGATCCAGAATGGGTGAAGTTGATTTCAGAAGCAAGGAGCTTGGGTTTCAAAAAAGAGGAAATTATAGCTTTTTTTGAACGGAAAAGCCTTGAGGTTACATTAGAGGAAAACGATGGAAGATAA